CGATGCGGCCCGCCCGTGAGTATCTGCCGGTCTTGGGGGTCTTCGCGCTCGGCCTCCTCTTGTGGGAGGGGGTCGTCTTCGCCTTCTCGATCGAGTTCTACCTCCTGCCGGCGCCCCACGTGATCGCGGCGACCCTCCGGCAAACCTACCCGGTCCTGCTGGAGTCGGCGCTCTACACGTTCGGCGAGGCGCTGGCCGGCTACGCCCTGGGCTGCGGCGGGGGCGTGCTGGTCGCCGCGCTGGCGAGCCGGTTCCCGGCGTTCGCCGGCGTCGTTCTCCCCTACGCCATCGCGTCGGCCTCGGTGCCGATCGTCGCGCTGGCGCCGCTGGCGATCGTCTGGTTCGGCATCGGCCCGGGCTCCAAGATCGCTATCGCGACCCTGATGACGTTCTTCCCGACCTTCGTCGGCACGCTCCGAGGCCTGCTCGGCGTCGACGCCCGGAGCCTCGAGCTGATGCGAAGCATCGCCGCGACCGAGTGGCAGGTCTTCTGGAAGCTCCGGCTCCCGCACAGCC
The genomic region above belongs to Candidatus Binatia bacterium and contains:
- a CDS encoding ABC transporter permease; amino-acid sequence: MRPAREYLPVLGVFALGLLLWEGVVFAFSIEFYLLPAPHVIAATLRQTYPVLLESALYTFGEALAGYALGCGGGVLVAALASRFPAFAGVVLPYAIASASVPIVALAPLAIVWFGIGPGSKIAIATLMTFFPTFVGTLRGLLGVDARSLELMRSIAATEWQVFWKLRLPHSLPHMFTAFRACTTLAMIGAVVSEFFGGPMKSLGVYIKSTASLFQTRQSWSAILVACVLGLTFYLAVTLVERLVVPWRVGEDRAGA